A DNA window from Aythya fuligula isolate bAytFul2 chromosome 4, bAytFul2.pri, whole genome shotgun sequence contains the following coding sequences:
- the LOC116488947 gene encoding retinol dehydrogenase 12-like, with protein sequence MELPSACSHPGWAVLALVLGLLLWARRRQGWDPRKCPTDLTGKTVIVTGANSGIGKCVALELARRNARTILACRSRERGQAAVEEIRAATGNPAVLLRLLDTSSLASVRAFAQAVLREETRLDVLVNNAGLTGLPLSITAEGLEQTFTTNYLGPFLLTNLLLDLLKASAPARIVNVSSFRHAVGTADVRYLTGQAQPGGYDPIYNSTKLMNVLFTAELAQRLQGTGVTTNSVNPGVVSTGIMRRFSWPLRTLFFLIRPFIKSAEQGAVSTLYCAISEEVSGITGKYFDSDCRLVLPSAATRDAGLARKLWEESERLTGLPAGPQH encoded by the exons atgGAGCTGCCGAGCGCCTGCAGCCACCCGGGCTGGGCCGTGCTGGCGCtggtcctggggctgctgctctgggccAGGAGGAGACAAGGCTGGGACCCACGCAAGTGCCCCACCGACCTGACGGGCAAGACGGTCATTGTCACTGGAGCCAACAGCG GGATCGGCAAGTGCGTGGCCCTGGAGCTGGCCCGCAGGAACGCCCGCACCATCCTGGCGTGCCGGAGCCGGGAGCGGGGCCAGGCGGCGGTGGAGGAGATCCGCGCGGCCACGGGCAACCCCGCGGTGCTGCTGCGCCTGCTGGACACCAGCTCGCTGGCCTCCGTGCGTGCCTTTGCCCAGGCCGTCCTGCGGGAGGAGACGCGGCTGGACGTGCTGGTGAACAACGCCGGCCTCACCG ggctgcccttGAGCATCACGGCGGAGGGGCTGGAGCAGACCTTCACCACCAACTACCTGGGCCCCTTCCTGCTCACCAACCTGCTGCTGG ACCTGCTGAAGGCCTCGGCACCCGCCCGCATCGTCAACGTCTCGTCCTTCCGCCACGCCGTGGGCACCGCCGACGTCCGCTACCTCACCGGGCAGGCACAGCCCGGCGGCTACGACCCCATCTACAACAGCACCAAGCTGATGAACGTCCTGTTCACGGCCGAGCTGGCCCAGCGCCTGCAGGGCACAG GGGTGACCACCAACAGCGTGAACCCCGGCGTGGTGAGCACCGGAATCATGCGGCGCTTCAGCTGGCCGCTGCGcaccctcttcttcctcatccGCCCCTTCATCAAG TCGGCGGAGCAGGGCGCCGTCAGCACCCTGTACTGCGCCATCTCGGAGGAGGTCTCGGGCATCACGGGCAAGTACTTTGACAGCGACTGCAGGCTTGTGCTCCCCTCCGCAGCCACCCGCGATGCCGGCCTGGCTCGCAAGCTCTGGGAGGAGTCGGAGCGGCTGACGGGGCTGCCAGCAGGCCCCCAGCACTga
- the C4H2orf81 gene encoding uncharacterized protein C2orf81 homolog gives MASRERAAASRLRGDKSRPSTAAAVPTDIVPGRLSEAQWLALLAAEEGDGDVGDALEELLGRVLEECFHVYLARQRVPFTVSQARDAVLQVAEWRFQARDEGDAELEGGAWQEDEEPEPCAIDAWAQGSVPVLQEHPSPRLGDREVSSTDTVLSEAECASSAPRSVPAPSHTPLLQDGALTAPQPPRGRSSSSRSPAPRPAPRPAPQPAPQPAPVHPAAARPHRQPQHQPKPKPSPGLKSPEPLAQREAGTSAKVSVDGLLLPLSCRPLVKIQTGRPPRSKARACGKPGTTLGTSQLAPTRRWIRPQVEVLDPGEEAKWQPCPPAARRHSREPRSPSVRRKGPGSSLPPLGLAAAGGAQLLPPAPGARQPSSPQPPELGSLLGAVRLAPGVTIRRGEGERHGLCLPAHHEEEEEEEMGEARRDLRPLRPAVPFPTIAVSQVTGYGPR, from the exons ATGGCCTCCCGCGAGCGTGCGGCCGCCTCCAGGCTGCGCGGGGACAAGTCCCGGCCCTCCACGGCCGCCGCCGTCCCCACGGACATCGTCCCGGGGCGCCTGAGCGAGGCGCAGTGGCTGGCGCTGCTGGCGGCTGAGGAAGGGGACGGGGACGTGGGGGAcgccctggaggagctgctgggccgTGTGCTGGAGGAGTGCTTCCACGTCTACCTGGCTCGGCAG CGCGTGCCCTTCACCGTGAGCCAGGCGAGGGACGCCGTGCTGCAGGTGGCCGAGTGGCGCTTCCAGGCGCGGGACGAGGGGGACGCGGAGCTGGAAGGTGGCGCCTGGCAGGAGGACGAGGAGCCCGAACCCTGCGCCATCGACGCCTGGGCTCAGGGCTCGGTTCCCGTCCTGCAGGAGCACCCGTCCCCGCGCCTGGGGGACAGAGAG GTCTCCAGCACCGACACCGTCCTGTCCGAGGCCGAGTGCGCCTCCTCGGCACCCCGCAGCGTGCCAGCACCTTCCCACACGCCTCTGCTGCAGGACGGGGCGCTCACCGCTCCCCAGCCACCCAGGGGAAGATCCAGCAGCTCCCGCAGCCCAGCGCCACGACCAGCCCCACgaccagccccacagccagccccacagccagccccagtcCACCCTGCCGCGGCACGGCCCCAccgccagccccagcaccagcccaagCCCAAGCCCTCGCCTGGCCTCAAGAGCCCGGAGCCCCTGGCACAGAGGGAGGCTGGCACCTCGGCGAAGGTCAGCGTGgacgggctgctgctgcctctctcctgCAGACCCCTGGTGAAGATCCAGACGGGGAGGCCCCCGCGCAGCAAGGCGAGGGCGTGTGGTAAGCCCGGCACCACACTGGGAACCTCCCAGCTGGCCCCTACCAGGCGCTGGATCCGGCCCCAGGTGGAGGTGCTGGACCCGGGCGAGGAGGCCAAGTGGCAGCCGTGTCCCCCGGCCGCCCGCCGGCACAGCCGGGAGCCTCGGAGCCCCTCCGTGCGGCGCAAGGGGCCGGGCAGCTCGCTGCcccccctggggctggcagctgcggggggggcacagctcctgccacccGCCCCGGGGGCCcggcagcccagcagcccccagcccccagagcTGGGCTCCTTGCTGGGTGCCGTCCGGCTGGCCCCCGGCGTCACCATCAGGCGTGGAGAAGGCGAGAGGCAtgggctctgcctccctgcacaccacgaggaggaggaggaggaggagatgggggaGGCCAGGCGGGACCTGAGGCCCCTGCGCCCCGCTGTGCCCTTCCCCACCATTGCTGTGAGCCAGGTCACCGGCTATGGCCCACGTTGA